GATTCATTTCTATGGCATCATTCCAAACCTGTACGCTAGCCGCTGCTTTCAAACTCGGTCCATAGCTGGCGCGAGTTCTTGCACGGTTGGCCCTGGCGATAGCTACGTCGGCATCGGCGCCTTCAAGTTCAGGATGCGACTCCACGGAAAGCCGAAGAACGTCCTCTAGATTCAGAGATTGGGCAAATGAAGGGGAAGAAAAAAGTGCCAGGAAGAGGACTAAGAATCCTTTTGCCGCGCGCCATTCATAAAGATATCCAGTGCTTGTTCGCCGATCGGTTCGGGTGCAGGAGTCTGATTTCGACCCCAGCGCGTCCCGAGTGCATCTAGAATCCCCGTAAAGACGAGAGCAAGACTCTCCGCCGTGTGGGTCGGACTCAGAACTTCTTCGTCGATCCCCTGCTGCATCACGCGAGTAAAGTAGCTGATGTGTTGATTCAGGAGTTCGTCTTGATCCGGCGGTCCGACACTTCTGAGCCCCGGAGACGCCGAGTGAACCGCAAAAAAGAAATCTGGATCCTCCAGAACAAAATTCGTCAGGCGACTCATCACCCAACGAAGTCGATCCTCGAATCGCAATGGTATTGGAGGCTCCTCGGTATAGACCTGCTTCATTCGAGACCGGACCTCTACGGCTAGAGCCTGAAGTATGGCGTCCCGATTGGCAAAGTGTTTGTAAAGGGCCGAGGTCGAGTATCCAGCCTCCGTCGAGATTTGGTCCACCGTAGCCCCCAATCCATGTTGTCGAAAGGCACGCGCTGCGGCTTCCAGTATACGCGCCCGAGCCTCGGGACCGGACAAGCGTTTCTTCGTACTCACGTTCTTGACTCTTCGGTTTGGATTCAGTGTCTGAACCTAGTTTGCGCTTAGACATGTGACAAGCTCTTCTAGTGTAAAAAAGGCAAGGGTATTCAACTACACATTAAGCGAATCCTTCTTCGCCTAAAGAGAACACATACACACCAACCAAACACTTCGCAAGAGCCAAGTAAATATTTTTTCACCTCGCTTCGTTATTTTTCTTCGATGAGGCGTAGCACCAACGGGTCCATCACCTTCCTCCAAACTGGAGGCAAAAAGGCCATGAGGAGCATGGTCGGATAGCCATACGGAAGTTGCGGACCTTCTTCCGTGGTTCTCAACAAGTGGTACGGCCGGCTAGCCCATGCGTGATGGTCTGCGTGGCGCTGTAGATTGAAGAGCCAATAGTTGCTGACTCGGTGGTTTGCGTTCCACGAATGGTGCGGTTGAACGCGCTCATACTTGCCCGGAGACTTCTCCTTGCGCATCAATCCGTAGTGTTCCACGTAGTTAATGGTCTCAAGCAACAAGATCGCAACGGCACTTTGAACCACAAAGAACAAGACACCTTTCGGTCCAAAGAAGAACATAACTCCGCCGTAAATCACTGCCGTCAAAAGCGTGTAACGGAGCAGTCGATTCTTCAGACTGAACACAGAGATCCCAGCTCTGGCGATCCGCTTCTTTTCGAGCTCTACCGCACTGGTCAAACTATCAACGAGGACCCGTGGTAAAAACGCATAAAGGCTTTCGCCAAGCCTTGAGGTGGCCGCATCCAAAGGTGTGGCCACGTGTTTGTGGTGACCAAAAACGTGCTCGATACAGAAATGTGGATAGGTGACGCTCAGCATTAGGACTTCGGCCAACCCACGTTCGTGCCACGGTTTGCGGTGCATGAGCTCGTGCGCAATGGTGATACCTATTCCGCCCGTGAACAGTCCGACCGAGAGCGCAAGTCCAAGCCAATTCAAGCCTTGGCGTCCACCTGCCTCTGACATCGCCCATACCAAGACGAAGATCTGCAGCGGCACCCATAGATAAAGGGGCAAGCCGAAGGTGAAGTCGCGGACTGGATTCTTCTTTTCGTGTTCTTCACCAGGGTTCCAGAGGTTGTGTTCGGTCATCGCATCCGCAACCGGGACGAGCAGGAAGGCGACGAGTGCCGGTAAGATGTTTGCCCAACCGCCAAAATAAATCCCGGCAAATAGTGCAGGTGCGGTAGCGTAAACGATGAAAAAAGGTGCGAGTTTCAACTTTCCTCCTCAAACAATGTGTAGATGAGTGAGTGATAGTCAGGACTTTTTGGGCCCCATAAATCGTGGGCGAGCGCTGCGTTGGAGCCGCGCATGAGTGCGCTTGTCACAACTTGCATCATCACATCGCGCACCGAGACATCCGTCCGGAGCCCCGGAATCGAGCGAATCCAAGCTTCTACGGAATCCAACAAGACCGGGGCGTGCTCGCGTATTTTTTCCTGGCCCGGACCACGCGGCGCGAGAATCTCACGCACGATCAGTGAAGATGTAGCCGAATGATCCCGAAAGAATGCGGTAATCGCCGCCGCCAATTCGACCACGCTCGCCCTGCTCTCCTCACCAGCCACCAATCCGTGGCGAACTTTTTCGGCAATCCGCTCGAAAATTCGTTCGATCACCGCCTCGTACAAACCTTCTTTGGACTTGAAGTGGTAAAGCAGCGAAGGCCTCGTGATTCCAGCTTCAGAAGCGATCTCGGCCAAGTTTGCGGCCATAAAGCCGTCCCTCGCAAAATTGGCTTCCGCCGCATCGAGAAGCGTTTCAACAGTGAGTTCGGATTGTTTTTTCTTTGGTCTACCCATGAGTAGATAATTATCTACTTGCAAGTAGATAATCAAGCGTTTTTTTCATCACTCGGCTTTTGACCCAAAAATCCTAATGACCTCGCAAGCCTAGTGTCCTACACTCGCGCCTTCGACATCACCCGAGGAGATTGAATGGCAAAGCAAGAACTTGAGAGCCTTGAAAGTCTATTGAAGAAACTACCCGCGGAGGACCAGGCTGAAGCCTTCCGTATTCTTTACGGAAACCTTCCAGAAGAGATCCCACTTACCGAAGACGCAAAAATGCTCGCTGAGAAATTCGATTTCGACGTGGCTGCATGGCGTTTCGCGGTAACACGAGAACAGCGCCGCGCGCCAAGAATCGTGCGCGTTGGAGTCATTCAGACACAAATCGTGGAATCGACCAGCGCCCCGGTAGACGTTCAATTTCAGGCCATTTGCGATCGAACTGAGAAGCTCATTCATGCTGCGGGAGCCATGGGTGTCAACGTTCTCTGTCTCCAAGAAGCATGGACGATGCCTTTTGCATTTTGCACCCGCGAGAAGCAGCCTTGGCTGGAGTTTGCGGAGCCGGTTGATGGGCCGTCGACTCGATTCCTTGCTGAGCTCGCGCGTCGCTACAACATGGTCATCGTCTCGCCGATTCTCGAGCGCGATGAGACCCACGGTGGAACCATTCACAACACTGCTGTAGTGATCGGAAATCGCGGCAATATTATTGGCAAACACCGCAAGAACCACATTCCACGAGTGGGCGACTTCAACGAGTCGACGTACTACATGGAAGGCGACACCGGCCACCCCGTCTTTGCGACTCAGTTCGGCAAGGTCGGCATCAATATCTGCTACGGCCGCCACCATCCTTTGAATTGGTTGATGTTTGGTATCAACGGGGCGGAGATTGTCTTCAACCCATCGGCAACCGTGGGCGCGCTCTCCGAGCCGCTCTGGCCGATTGAGGCGCGTTGTGCGTCCATCGCCAACAACTACTTCTCGGCGGGCATCAACCGAATCGGCACCGAGTCTTTCCCCAATGAGTTCACCTCGGGAGATGGAAAGCCCGCGCACAAAGACTTTGGACATTTCTACGGTTCGAGCTACGTGACGGCCCCAGACGGCAGCCGCACGCCAGGGCTATCCAGAACGCGTGACGGTGTATTGGTGAGCGAGATAGACCTCAACCAATGCCAGCAAGTGCGCGATAAATGGGGTTTCCAGATGACGCAGCGGCTTCGAGAGTATGCAAAATGGCTCAAAAAGGCGGCTGAGCATGACTTCCAGCCTCAGATCATCGCGGATTCGGGTGTGGAATTTGGCGCAAATCACTCGCTTCCAGCCAGAGCGAACGTGAAACAAACTCCGCACCAATTGCCTCCTGCACAGCATCCTCAACTCTCCTATTCATCGAGCGAAGAGCGCGAAAAGAAGGAGTAAAGGATGCGGTTTCCAAACGGCCGTGCTGCCCCAAATCGAGTCTGGCTTGCCCCCATGACGAATCTTCAAAGCCATGACGACGGCTCGATCTCTGAAGCCGAGATCGCGTGGCTCAAGGCTCGATCACGCGGGGGATTCGGAGTCATCGAGTCTTGCGCCACCCATGTGCACCTGGACGGTCATGCATGGAAGGGACAACTCGGGTGTTTTGATGACGCACTGATGCCAGGCTGGGCGCGACTCGCCGACACCATTCACGAAGACGGTGCGTTGCTCCTTGCCCAACTCTTTCACGGGGGCGAACGCGCGAGTCTTTCGGCCGACCCGTGGTCCTGCACGTCGAGTGATAATGGGCGCGTTCGAGCAGGAAGTGAGCAGAATATCGAGCGCGTGATCGAAGATTTTGGCCAAGCTGCCCTTCGTTTGGAGAAAGCCGGGGTGGACGGCGTTGAGTTGCACGGCGCTCATGGCTATCTTCTCTGCCAGTTTCTGAGTTCGCACAACCAGCGCGATGACCAGTGGGGTGGCTCTCTTGAGAATCGAGCGCGATTGCTCCTGAGGGTTTTTGAACGGGTCAAAGAGCTAGTGTCGCCAAAGTTCATTGTCGGTGTGAGACTTTCACCGGAAGACTTTAAGGCAACGAAAGGGCTCGATATAGACGAGAGCATACAAACCGCACTCTGGCTTTCTGAGCGGGACGTAGACTTCATCCATATCTCTCTCTGGGATGCACAAGCCAATTCGCAAAAGTATCCTGAAGAACATCCATGTAGCCGCTTTAGAAAGGCCCTCCCCCCTGAGGTCCCTTTGATCAGCGCCGGAAATATCTGGACGGCCGCCGACTTCGAAGGCCAACTCGCACTCGGGGCTGATGCTGTGGCTCTGGGGCGCTCGGCTATCGCAAACGCTGACTGGCCGAGTCGAGTCCTGGAGAAGGCTAAAGAGCCGAGACGTCCTCCGATGAGCCCATTGGACTTGGAGGAGCAGGCGCTTTCCAAGCCGTTCATCGAGTATATGAAGCGGTGGCCCGGATTTGTCCAAGATTGAATGCTTGCCAGCCCCGGTACGAGACTCCGCAAATTGTCTAATTCCAAAGAGTTTGATAGCATCCAACTAATCATTCCTTGGAGGAAAATTTATGTTTAGACAATGGTTGACGGGCGCAGCGCTCGTAATGGTTTCGCTACCACTAAGTGCAGCAACTCTTTCGGGATCAATTCTGGATCCAAATGGTGCAGGTATCACGGGAATGGAGGTCCGACTTTGGGAGGAAGGACCTAAGGGATATTCGATTCAAAGCACTACAGCTTCTGCGGCGGGCGCCTATGAATTCTCCAATGTTCCGGCGGGAAATTATAAGATCGACGTCCGCATGCCGGACGGTGATTCACGGCATTTTGGCGACACATGGTACGACGTAGCCGCACCTATTTCAGACGGA
This Microvenator marinus DNA region includes the following protein-coding sequences:
- a CDS encoding TetR/AcrR family transcriptional regulator — protein: MSTKKRLSGPEARARILEAAARAFRQHGLGATVDQISTEAGYSTSALYKHFANRDAILQALAVEVRSRMKQVYTEEPPIPLRFEDRLRWVMSRLTNFVLEDPDFFFAVHSASPGLRSVGPPDQDELLNQHISYFTRVMQQGIDEEVLSPTHTAESLALVFTGILDALGTRWGRNQTPAPEPIGEQALDIFMNGARQKDS
- a CDS encoding alkane 1-monooxygenase, whose amino-acid sequence is MKLAPFFIVYATAPALFAGIYFGGWANILPALVAFLLVPVADAMTEHNLWNPGEEHEKKNPVRDFTFGLPLYLWVPLQIFVLVWAMSEAGGRQGLNWLGLALSVGLFTGGIGITIAHELMHRKPWHERGLAEVLMLSVTYPHFCIEHVFGHHKHVATPLDAATSRLGESLYAFLPRVLVDSLTSAVELEKKRIARAGISVFSLKNRLLRYTLLTAVIYGGVMFFFGPKGVLFFVVQSAVAILLLETINYVEHYGLMRKEKSPGKYERVQPHHSWNANHRVSNYWLFNLQRHADHHAWASRPYHLLRTTEEGPQLPYGYPTMLLMAFLPPVWRKVMDPLVLRLIEEK
- a CDS encoding TetR/AcrR family transcriptional regulator, yielding MGRPKKKQSELTVETLLDAAEANFARDGFMAANLAEIASEAGITRPSLLYHFKSKEGLYEAVIERIFERIAEKVRHGLVAGEESRASVVELAAAITAFFRDHSATSSLIVREILAPRGPGQEKIREHAPVLLDSVEAWIRSIPGLRTDVSVRDVMMQVVTSALMRGSNAALAHDLWGPKSPDYHSLIYTLFEEES
- a CDS encoding nitrilase-related carbon-nitrogen hydrolase — translated: MAKQELESLESLLKKLPAEDQAEAFRILYGNLPEEIPLTEDAKMLAEKFDFDVAAWRFAVTREQRRAPRIVRVGVIQTQIVESTSAPVDVQFQAICDRTEKLIHAAGAMGVNVLCLQEAWTMPFAFCTREKQPWLEFAEPVDGPSTRFLAELARRYNMVIVSPILERDETHGGTIHNTAVVIGNRGNIIGKHRKNHIPRVGDFNESTYYMEGDTGHPVFATQFGKVGINICYGRHHPLNWLMFGINGAEIVFNPSATVGALSEPLWPIEARCASIANNYFSAGINRIGTESFPNEFTSGDGKPAHKDFGHFYGSSYVTAPDGSRTPGLSRTRDGVLVSEIDLNQCQQVRDKWGFQMTQRLREYAKWLKKAAEHDFQPQIIADSGVEFGANHSLPARANVKQTPHQLPPAQHPQLSYSSSEEREKKE
- a CDS encoding NADH:flavin oxidoreductase gives rise to the protein MRFPNGRAAPNRVWLAPMTNLQSHDDGSISEAEIAWLKARSRGGFGVIESCATHVHLDGHAWKGQLGCFDDALMPGWARLADTIHEDGALLLAQLFHGGERASLSADPWSCTSSDNGRVRAGSEQNIERVIEDFGQAALRLEKAGVDGVELHGAHGYLLCQFLSSHNQRDDQWGGSLENRARLLLRVFERVKELVSPKFIVGVRLSPEDFKATKGLDIDESIQTALWLSERDVDFIHISLWDAQANSQKYPEEHPCSRFRKALPPEVPLISAGNIWTAADFEGQLALGADAVALGRSAIANADWPSRVLEKAKEPRRPPMSPLDLEEQALSKPFIEYMKRWPGFVQD